From Bacteroides uniformis:
TCTGCTTGAAGGATATGGCGGGCATCGGACGTCCGGGTATGCTGGGACAGCTTGTCAGAACCATTAAGGAGAAGCACCCCGATGTGCTGATACAATACCACGGGCATAGCGGTCCCGGACTTTCCATGGCTTCCATTCTCGAAGTCTGTGAGAACGGTGCCGACATCATCGATGTGGCGATGGAACCCATGTCGTGGGGCAAGGTTCATCCGGACATCATCTCCGTGCAGGCCATGCTGAAAGACCTGGGTTTCCAAGTGCCCGACATAAACATGAAAGCCTACATGAAAGCCCGTGCCATGACGCAGGAGTTCATTGACGAGTTCTTGGGTTATTTCATGGACCCCACCAATAAACATATGTCCTCACTCTTGCTGAAGTGCGGTTTGCCGGGTGGCATGATGGGCTCCATGATGGCCGACTTGAAGGGAGTGCATTCCGGCATCAACATGATACTGCGCGGTAAGAACGAGCCGGAACTCAGTCTGGACGACCTGCTCGTCATGCTGTTCGACGAAGTGGAATATGTATGGCCCAAGCTGGGTTATCCTCCTTTGGTGACTCCTTTCAGCCAGTATGTGAAGAATGTGGCTTTGATGAACCTCATGCAGCAGGTAAAGGGAGAGGAGCGTTGGACGATGATAGACAACCATACGTGGGACATGATTTTGGGCAAGAGCGGACGCCTCCCCGGTACTTTAGCGCCCGAGATAGTGGAACTGGCCAAGTCCAAAGGCTTTGAGTTCGTGGATACGGACCCGCAGCTGAACTACCCGGATGCTCTGGATACATACCGGAAAGAGATGGACGAAAACGGTTGGGAATATGGCGATGATGACGAGGAACTCTTCGAGCTTGCCATGCACGACCGACAGTATCGCGACTATAAATCCGGCGTTGCCAAGAAACGTTTTGAGGATGACCTGCAGCGTGCCAAGGATGCGGCAATGGCCAAAAACGGATACTCGGAAGAAGAAATCAAGAAGCTGAAGCGTGCCAAGGCAGACCCGATAATCGCGCCTTCCAAGGGGCAAGTGCTTTGGGAGGTTTCCGTCGAAGGTCCTTCTTCTGCTCCTTTCATCGGACGCAAGTACCAGCATGATGAGGTGTTCTGCTACATCTCTACGCCGTGGGGCGAATACGAGAAGATATGGACCGGATTTACCGGACGTGTGGTGGAAGTCTGTGCCAAGCAAGGGGATGTGGTCAATAAAGGGGATGTGATTGCTTATATCCAGCGAAGTGATATTTTTGCATAAAGTGGAGGATGACTGTTTTTCAGTCATCCTTTATCATCCAGCCATTTCTTGATGGTTTCCTTCAGCACTTCTTGAGTGAAGGGTTTGGTAAGGAAGTCGTTGCAACCTGCTTCCAGGGCAGCTTGCTTGTCGTGCTCGTAGGCATAGGCTGTAAGGGCGATGATGGGGACGTCCGGTACCAGTTCACGGATGATGCGAGTGGCGTCGATTCCGCCAAGGTTGGGCATTTTCATGTCCATCAAGATGAGGTCGGGGTGGACTTCCTCGAACATCGTTACGGCTTCCATGCCGTCTTTGGCATGTTTCAGCCGATAGAGTCGGCCTAAAATGGCGTTAATTAGGATGAAGTTGCTTTCTGTATCTTCGGCAATCAGGATGGTCTTGAAAGGAGGGGTAGGGAGTGCTCCGACCTCTTCATTCTTCGGGGAATCTCCGGGGGCTGCATTTTTGCCCCTCTGCTCTGTGGAGTGTGTCTCTGCTGTCGTTTCCTGGTTGTCCTCTTCTTTCTTTTCCGCCTCTGTTTTGCTGGTGGATTCCAGCGGGAGAACAAAAGTAAATGTGGTGCCTTTACCCACCTCTGAAGTGACGGATATGTTGCCACCCAGACGTTCGATGATGGTTTTGCAGATAGAAAGTCCCAATCCGGTGCCCTGGGCAAAGTTGTTCACCTTGACGAAACGTTCGAATACCCGGTCCACCTTGTCCGGTGCAATGCCCATACCCGTATCGGTGACGTGGAATGCTACATACTTGCCTTCCCGGCGATACCCGTAACTGATGTGCCCGCTGGTGGTGAACTTGAAGGCATTGCCTATCAGATTGGAAATGACCTGGAAAATCCGGTTCTTGTCTCCGTCAATCACGATATTCTCGTCAGAGGGTTCGTATATCAGTTCCACTCCTTCGGGACAGCGGAAAATATGTGCGTCGTGTATCTCCTTGCAGAGTGGATGGAGGCGTACGGGCGTGATGGTGAACTCCACGATGCCCGATTCTATTTTTGATAAGTCGAGGATTTCGTTAATGAGCTGGAGCAGGCGTTCGTTGTTCGATTCCACTATTTCGTAATAGCCTAGCCGTTCTTCCTCGTCGGTACTTTCGGCAATAATTCGTGAGAAGCCTACAATGGCATTGAGCGGTGTGCGTATCTCGTGGCTCATGTTGGCGAGAAAGGCAGATTTGAGCCGGTCGGAGGTCTCGGCTTTCTCCTTGGCTACGAGCAGTTCCCGTTTCATCTGTTCCATTTCCGTGATGTCCCATTCGATGTTCAGCAGGATGGGGGAGAAGTCGTTGCTTTCAATCTTCATCTTCCGTTTGTCCAGATAGATGGGATTTCCGTTTCCGTCGCGTTCTTCCGCAATCCAGTGCATCTCTTTGCCGGTTCTGGCTATTTCGATGTCTTGCGCCCTCTTTTCCTGAGCAGTCTCCAGAGGATAAAAATCGAAGTCGTCCTTTCCCAATGCCTCTTGTATGGGGATTTCGCGGTTATACGATTCGCGGTTGCGGTAGAGGTACTTGAAGTTGTTGTTGATGTCCTTCACAACAATGCCTGCCGGGAGGTTTTCGATGATTTTGTCCAAAATCAGGTAGAACTGTTTGATTTGTTGCTCATGCCGGATGCGTGTGGATACATCCCTTCCGAAAGTCCAGACCGTCCCTTCGCCTTTGTCACTCGTCACCCAATAGGCGTTTCCTTCTATGGCGAGTACTTCCGGACGCAGTGGCAACGGAT
This genomic window contains:
- a CDS encoding biotin/lipoyl-binding protein — its product is MKKEIKFSLVYRDMWQSSGKYQPRVDQLVRIAPLIVEMGCFARVETNGGAFEQVNLLYGENPNKAVRAFTAPFREAGIQTHMLDRGLNALRMYPVPADVRRLMYKVKHAQGVDITRIFCGLNETRNIIPSIKYALEAGMIPQATLCITYSPVHTVEYYASIADRLIEAGAPEICLKDMAGIGRPGMLGQLVRTIKEKHPDVLIQYHGHSGPGLSMASILEVCENGADIIDVAMEPMSWGKVHPDIISVQAMLKDLGFQVPDINMKAYMKARAMTQEFIDEFLGYFMDPTNKHMSSLLLKCGLPGGMMGSMMADLKGVHSGINMILRGKNEPELSLDDLLVMLFDEVEYVWPKLGYPPLVTPFSQYVKNVALMNLMQQVKGEERWTMIDNHTWDMILGKSGRLPGTLAPEIVELAKSKGFEFVDTDPQLNYPDALDTYRKEMDENGWEYGDDDEELFELAMHDRQYRDYKSGVAKKRFEDDLQRAKDAAMAKNGYSEEEIKKLKRAKADPIIAPSKGQVLWEVSVEGPSSAPFIGRKYQHDEVFCYISTPWGEYEKIWTGFTGRVVEVCAKQGDVVNKGDVIAYIQRSDIFA
- a CDS encoding hybrid sensor histidine kinase/response regulator — protein: MKNILKQAENAERLLKLTSDTMILLDKDGICVDIAVYNINLWFLKEDQLLGKNLFQLMPLSTYNQIYPDFKKVLTHKIRSIHNYEMALNGTNYFFKCIMSPFDGMVLCQYRDITERSQRKLELERKNQELNEIQKAALIGNWQYDSDTKNFKYAGHTNILCTEETQEINLNDYLKLILPEDRKSFTNWLKENLKGKMENSVDYRILLQEKIFYIRLKAFAREYHKDKNTILEGYIQNITDIQQRRNDINLLTHAIDNSTEDIYSAHEDGTLIFGNRCFKERHGIGNTQDITKLKIYDLPSYGRDKKSWKEFAECVKRGETSQGYIVHNPLPLRPEVLAIEGNAYWVTSDKGEGTVWTFGRDVSTRIRHEQQIKQFYLILDKIIENLPAGIVVKDINNNFKYLYRNRESYNREIPIQEALGKDDFDFYPLETAQEKRAQDIEIARTGKEMHWIAEERDGNGNPIYLDKRKMKIESNDFSPILLNIEWDITEMEQMKRELLVAKEKAETSDRLKSAFLANMSHEIRTPLNAIVGFSRIIAESTDEEERLGYYEIVESNNERLLQLINEILDLSKIESGIVEFTITPVRLHPLCKEIHDAHIFRCPEGVELIYEPSDENIVIDGDKNRIFQVISNLIGNAFKFTTSGHISYGYRREGKYVAFHVTDTGMGIAPDKVDRVFERFVKVNNFAQGTGLGLSICKTIIERLGGNISVTSEVGKGTTFTFVLPLESTSKTEAEKKEEDNQETTAETHSTEQRGKNAAPGDSPKNEEVGALPTPPFKTILIAEDTESNFILINAILGRLYRLKHAKDGMEAVTMFEEVHPDLILMDMKMPNLGGIDATRIIRELVPDVPIIALTAYAYEHDKQAALEAGCNDFLTKPFTQEVLKETIKKWLDDKG